The window GGCAGGATTCTAAGCTCACCTGGAAGCCCGACCCTGGTAGGAGAAACCTTGTCTCTTGAAATAATCGATCACGTTATCAGAGCATGTCTTGAGAGTGTTCACCCGCACAAATCGAGGCACCTGGGAGGCTAGGAAGCAATCAGCAGTGAGTGGGCAGGGATATGGCCCCCTCCCCTGAGGGCGTGGTgaccaccccccctcccccgcgccgccccctgccccctccacgACTCGGCTCACCCAGGCCAGGCCTGCATCCCACTTCCAACAAGTCCTCATTCCGGCTCACACCTCGATGAACCTTGAGCCGGGCCAACTCAGCCTTCAGCCGAGCCTGGTGTCGGTTCAGCAGAGGCTTCCATCGGCCCGCGCCCCCTCGAAAGCCTCTTCCCAGCAACAACTCGTACACTAGCACCTGGGGTTGGAGAAACGAGGAGGAAAAAACCCTAAGCAGTAATGCCTTTGAACTCCATAGTGTTGCAACTGGAAGAGCTAAACAGACCGCCTGTCCAGACAGTAACAGGTAAAAATGAGGTACCTTGTCCAAGATCGCACAAAATGAATGGCAGATCGGGATTTGAAGCTGACGTCTTGCTTCCCAGGCCTGAACCCTTCCCCATGGCTGCTCACCAGCACAGCTCTGGATCTCAACCCTCCTCGTCAACATCACCCTTTTGTTTTACCTAAAGAGTCCCTGCCATTGCTTGCTACTTTGTACTTCTGTTCTTCCTTAATCTGTCACCTAAGAAGGCTCGAAACTAAAGCATTTTCATGCCACCTCAATTCATAACTCAGCGAGGGTCTGCTCACCCTCATCTCAGAAAAGCGACCCAGTAAAGCCACACCGTGGACGGTACGGAGCTGAGTCCAGGCGAGGAGGGACTCACGGCCCGACCCCGCCGCACCCCGCCCGTCACCTTGGCCAGATGCGGCCGCAGCTTCTTCTCCGCGCGTAGGAGGCCGGCGCTGGCGATCACGGCGTCCAGCACCGCGGAGTAGCGCTGGGTCTCGCACACCAGCGCGTACAGCTGCTTCACGTTCTGCGCGCGGCCAAGAGGACACAGGCTGAGGCGGGGGGCGGGCCCAGGCCAGCACCCCCGCCCGGGACCGAACCCCGAGCCCCGCTACCTGGAACCTGCTGGCGTACACCAGCCCCTTGATGGAGCCCTGGCGACTCTCCACGCCCGCCAGcacggccgccgccgccgcgtaCAGCGCCATGCTCTGCGGCCGCGCGCCTTTACGACGCTGTCGCGAACCGCGCCCGGCTTTGCGCCGCTGTCCGTCTGAACTTCCGGGGTCAAAGGGCACGAGGGTTCAGGACCTGGAAACCCGTGTCCGTCCAAGTCCCCGAGCCGTGTGTCAGTTCACGCTCCTGCTAGGGCAGGAGGCCGACCTTGAGAGCGCATTTCTGCACTTCTTGGAAgctcttcacttttttctttcagtctctcCCGATCTCATAGGCAAACAATGGGATTTAATGGTGTTTTAATTTAACTTCTGTTATTGAGGTTGAATGTCTTACGTTTACtggtcattttcatttcttttgttatgACAACATATTAATGTCTTTCGCTCACTCATATACCATCTCACTCTTAGTGCCCGTTATGTATTAGCATCATATACTCTTGTTTTaggtattgtcatttttttccccattgttgCTTTGTAATGTGGTTAAGAGTTCCTTTGGACAACGTCGTGTTTTCGTTTTTTGAATCTTTTCCTAGTTTCTGCCTTTGGTGTCATGTTTGGAAACCCCTTCACAGCCCTACAATGTAAAAATCACTACAGCTTCATCTTTTCATACTTAAATCTTTAATCCGTTGAGAATTCTGTTTGGCACATGATGTGAGGAAGGGCTCTCACTTTGATTCTGAAGGGTTCGCCCTTCGTGTATTCATTGTAATGATTGATTGACTGATAGGACCGGTTCCCCAGCTTGACCTCTGGGAGGACAGGGGTTGTGTAGTATTTGTCTCTGTGTCCCCAGCGCTCAGGTGATTTCTGATGGGTTGAATAAACCCAGTATACTTGTATCTGAAACATTTAAGTAGACAGGCTTCCGTGGACTCGACTACTCCAGCCTATCTAGTCTTGCATGGCTGACAACAGGTTGGCAAGCGTTTTGCAAGACGGTGGACTCTATCTAGTCTACATTAAAATTGCTGCGTTGTCTGAAGGTTTAACCAACTCCTTGTGTAGCTCTAGGTTCATTCATAAGTGATCTGGTGGAAGCCCCCCTCGCCCCCTCATCCAATCACAtcatctctttttccttcatagCGCCTGTTACATATGCAATGGTGCCTTATTCTCTGCCTCCCCAGCTAGCTCCGTGAGGGCAAACCCTTGTCTGTCTTAGTGCTCATCTGTCTTTACCTCCTATGCCAGGGTCCCTCACACTAAGGACCTAATAAGTGTCTGTTAAATGAGTGCAGGAAGGAATGGAGCACAAATTGATGGGGTGCTCGACAACCAGTTGTGCTGGACTTGACCCATCCCAAAACAATCCCCCTTCCTCCAGGTGAGTAGGTAACAGGTGCACCCATATTGATACAAGTCCACAGTTTCTTCAGATGTCCTTAGTTTTCACCCAATGTCCTTTTCCTGTCCCAGAATCTCATTTAAGATACCACATTACATTCACTTGTCATGCCTCCTTAGGCTTCTCTTGGCTGTAAtagtttctcagattttccttctttttgatgaccttgatggTTTTGAGGAGTCCTGATTagtgttttgtagaatgtccttctATTGGAatgtgtctgatgtttttctcatgattagagtAGCATGGGTTTTGGGGAGACACACACCACAGATACAGTGCCATTCTCAACATATCAAGGGCACATAGAATCAACATGACATCACTGtggatgttaaccttgatcaccaAGTTGAGGtcgtgtttgtcaggtttctctactgtaaagCTACTTTATCCCATTGCCCTCCCTGGAAAGAAGTCACTATGCGAAGCCCACACTTAAGGAGTCGGGGTTTATAGTCCCCCTTGTTGAGGTTGAAGTAGCTACATAAATTACTTGCAATTCTGCACAGATTTGTCTCTTCTACCCCACTTATTTAATTAGTCATTTATCGATATTGATATGGattaatggatatttattttatattttgggttaCAATTCagtactactttattttgttgtctgAATTGTTCCCATTTTGGCCACTTGGAATGCTTTCAGTCGGcttctgtgtccctttgacagGCTACTATTGTAgggtttttctgtgtttgtttgtttttgagcacttccttccATTCTGGCACTACGGGATACTGAAAGCTCATCTGTGTATTTCCTGTTctagtcctagaatcagccatttctccaaggagccctagTTCTTTTTATTAGAGGAtgatattagaaaccaagatctgggcacctAGGTGacctgtttcatttaatttcttaacTGTGACAATTCGAGAATTTAAACTTGTTTTGCtcatatatttctattggacagcactgtttTAGCATCTCCTCTATcctaaaaatacctttttttaatCCCACCGCCTCTGAAACGCATGACCCggttctcttcttcccttcagcatcaaactttaaaaaatgagaatcagCAGTCATTGCCTTTACTCCTCATCACATGCTGTTATTGAACTCCCTGCAATCTGTCATCCACCCGACTCCACTAAAGTAACTCCCTCCACGACCACCAAGAACTTCTTCATATTCCTTAGGCCTTTCCTGCTGAATCTGGTTTCGTGGCACTGCTGAGCACACCTTTGTTGTCAGGCTTTGGCTTCCATGACCTCTCCTGCTGGCTCCCATTTCTCTGACCGTTTCTAAGTTCCTCGGCAGCCTTGTGTAAGCTGCTCCTTAGGGTCTGGTGTTCCATCTTCTGTCCTCCTTTCCATCAGTCTGATATTTCCCCCTGGGCATGTTCACCCCCTCCCACACTGTCATTACTACAGAACAAAGTTAATATGCACTGCAGTAGCGCCAATGGTCCTCCCTggtccagcccccaccctccaggTCCAGCTCCAGTTGCAGCATCCCTCTGTGGACTAGACCCCTAAGGCTCTTCTCCTCTCCTTATATTCCACTTCTTTCTGCTTGCATGCTAAGTCCACATGAAGAATGAactgctctttcctctgccttctccatATTGGATGTGTACTAGTTAAGGTCTTTTGGTTGCAAGCACAAACACTAAGTGGCTAGCCAAACAAACGGGGGTGCTGTTAAAGGGGTGCGGAGGAATGCCACTGTGTCTAGCTGGAGGCAGAACGGTGGACACAAACTAGTAGTTGATGACAGTTTTAAAAAGGGACTGGTCAGAGTTACGGGAACTTACCAGAGGTGGTACAGTACTCAGGGCTCGCAACAGCACTGTTCTCCACCGGGCCTGAGGAGCAAGGGGAGAGGAACAGAAGGGGAGGGCCACCTGCTGGGAGTCTACTGCCGAGAAGCTGCTAACCCATAGCCCAGCAGGCAGGaaaccaggaaaataaatacCTCAAACTCCCTGTCCTGCCCTCAGATCTCCTGCCAGTCCCACATCAGCTGAGCTCAACAGGAAGctagagggtcttgccttccatCTGGCCAGCCCTCCAGGACACAGGACACAGAGCAGGATGGAGAAGGGGGGAGAGTGGACCTACAGAGGGCCGCCACTCTTCAGCCCAGTCCTAGGATTGAAGGAAGAGCTGTGAAACCAAAAACCAGGTCAACCACACAGCAACCAAGGCCAAGGCCCAACAGATTCAGCCGGTAACGATACAACATACTCCGTTTGATGCAGTTTCTTACTGCCAGACTGCAGAAGGAAGGTTAGCCAAAGGTGCCGGCTCCACGTAGGCACTGTTGCACACACCAAAAAGGATGACATGGAAATTAGCTGATGACTGCAACACGAGTGGTGGGATTCCCTCTGCTGAGGAGCCAGTTCTAGACTCTGTTAAGTTGTTTTAGAGTCTGCAGCTCTACTCAGAGGAAGGCGGGGTGGAAAGCCTGACAGTCTCCCACGGGGCAAGGAAGCGGACGTGGCCTTGAGGTCGCACCTCACAAGCCTCCCATCCTCTCTCATTCCTCAGATGGGCTGAGGGTCAGGCCTTTGCCCGTGTGGCCCATGTGGATACGTGCCAACGGCACAGAGGCAGAGCTCTGCCCCATGGAAGGCTCTTAGGCGGCTCCACAGACCTCAGTGGTACAAAGCTGGAGAGCTTCTCTCTAAAGCATCAGGTCTCAGGTGACTCGGCCCCCACCATTCTCTCTCTTCCAATTTTCAGATTCATGGGAGAGAATTCAGCTGCCCGGCCTTCATCTGGCGTGGACACCATCAGCTGTGGACGGGGGCAGGCTCACCGTGAACAGACATGGGCCCATCCCCATGTGCCCGGCAGCCTTCAGAGACGGGCTGCATCCCGGTCTGGCCCCTACTTGCTTCTGCTGTGACACAGTGTCATTTCCATCTCATCTAAGGGTCAGGGACGTCAAGAGAGATCTTTAAGGACAGAAACATGATGGGCTGGTCGATGTGACTCTAACCATAGATCAATGGGCAACGGGTAGAAGCCCAGTCTGGCCCCACCAGAGGTTGGAGCTTCTTTTAAAGACCCAAGCATAAAGCAGTGTGTATGTACAGCAACTaatgtttgcaaatcatttaaagagaaagaatgtgAAATTTATTGTCCTTAAAGTTATTGTAAGTTCACAATGATAAGGGAAAACTACGCAGGGGACGTTTCCACCCTCAGAAGAGTAAGCAAGCAGACAGCATGGTCAGGAGGGAGCAAGGGAAGCCCAGCTGGACCCCTGGACACTGAAGCCTAGTTCTGCTGGTTAGTAAGCAGGTGAATAACCTGACAATAGGTTAAAAAACATATCCTGGCTGACAGGGAAGGGAATGTGGCCCTTTTCTCCCTATCTTTAAATGTTTCTAGGGACACACAGGCATGAGGACCTTTCCAAACAGTAAAGACGTCACCTCTGCTTGCTGGCCTCAAGTGCCTGTGCCCAGTGGGGAGGGGCCTGTGGTCTGGCAGCCCCTGGGCTCCCCTACAGCGTGGTGGGCTGTGGGGGTGTGAGGTGGCCGGGCCCACTGGGTGGGGGCAGCACCAAGGGCAGTGAGTTGCTGCCCCTTTCATGCCAGCATGTGTCCAGAATGGGATAGAGCTTGCCCTGGAAGTCAGCCTGGAAGGTGTAGAGCGGCCGTAGGTCATCCGGGCGGTCAGCATCAAAGAAGGTGAGCCCTCCCTGCTCATAGTGCAAATAGACCCCAATGCGGTGGGGGTGGCCAGCCACGGGCAGGGGCACCCTGGGGCAGCCAAAGGCCTCATACAGCCGGCCCTCCTTCAGGCCAATGAGCCACACGCCATGCTCTGGGGACTTGTTCAGCTTGCCCTTGCGACTGGCTGTGCCCTTGATGACCCCCAGGCGCCAGTCGCTCTTGCtgcccaccaccacctcccagtAGTGGCGGCCGCAGGAGAAGCCCCGGCTGGCCAGGACACAAGTACTGTAGTCGAAGCGCTCAGGCTGGTTGGCGCATCGCTGGGCCAGGAGCCCACACTGTACCACCGTGTTGCCCTTAGAGAGCTCCAGGAGAGGGTGGGCAGTGGCAGGGTCCAGCTTGAGAGACTCCGGAGCTAGGAAAGATCAGAGAAGGCGTGTTTGCCAGCCACACAGAAGGCAGCAGACCCTGCCCCAAGGGAAGCCGATCGGAGGCCCTGAGCTGCTCAGGAGAGGAACTATATTGTCCTTGTCTCTATTTCCACAGCGCCGAGAAGGgcccaggcacagagcaggaccGTAAGGAtgtctgctgaataaatgaatgtgccTGGAGGGTGGGAAAAACAAATAGCTGCGAGCCACGGACGTGGTGCAGGCCTGCCTAAGGCACAGGTGCTGACGGGAGGTCCTGGAGGACAGCCTAAGCCCCACAGCTACACTCCCCACGTTTTCGGAAAATCCGTAACAACTGCAGTTGTTTTCTTGGATACCCAAGCAGCCTATTCAAGGACAAACATACCAACTGGCTCTTCGCTAGCTGCCAGCTAATCAGTTTATACCAAAAGTGTGCAAACAACATTCACGGTTCAGAGATTATctggtttttttctctccttgtttctCATATAAACCCTGTTTTTGTCTCTGTTGGTTGAAATCAGTCTATTGATTGAGCTCCCTTAATGTCCAGTAATGAAGGAGTTAATTAAATggttttgagttattttttgacAGAGCAATAGCTACATTTATAAGCACCAAAGTATATATAGCccctctttacagatgagggaactgaggctcagaaatgaaACTATTCGCCCTGGTTAGCAAGAAATGGAGCTGAGCTTGAACCAACCCAAGCTGTTCGGTGGAACCCCACTCCCGTGCTCTCACCACTAGCCGAGGAAAGCCTCCCTTGCAGTTCTCTGCACCTTACACCAGCAGCCCTCAGGAAGGAGGATGGGTGGGGGTCTCACCTGGCAGAACCTTGCGGAACAGCCTTTTCCATACGGTCAGCTTGATGTCGGCCTGGTGGAGGCCTGGTTTGAAGGAGATGGGACTGAACACGCCCTCCAAGGGCCGGGCCTGCTGGAGCTCTGCTCTGGGGGCAAGAGTTTGTGGTGATGACCATCTGCACACTACTTTGTCCTTTCATGTGACACTGCTCACCTGGCAACCCCGTGCTCTCCCTTCTCAGCCCTCCTACCCATATACTGTCTTTGCCAATCTCCCTCCTCCTCTGTGTTATTTCTGTAGCTTGTGTGACCTTCTGTTGTTCTGGTACCCAGAGTGACGTAACTATAGTTCACTGTCCACCCCCCACTAGTCTACGAAATCCCTGAAGGCAGCAACATGATTTCATCTCTGCTTTCCCTGGGCCCAGTACACAGCCAGATGTGGGCAGCTGCGCCCGAGGTGAAACTGAAGGGAGGAGATGCCTGTGCCTGCAGCCACCAGAGAGCTCCCTCCCAGGTTATTACCTGGAGGCCA is drawn from Rhinolophus ferrumequinum isolate MPI-CBG mRhiFer1 chromosome 7, mRhiFer1_v1.p, whole genome shotgun sequence and contains these coding sequences:
- the NSUN5 gene encoding 28S rRNA (cytosine-C(5))-methyltransferase isoform X9; amino-acid sequence: MALYAAAAAVLAGVESRQGSIKGLVYASRFQVAGLGVRSRAGVLAWARPPPQPVSSWPRAEREAAVRAGVRDPALLRGAGRRDRQRRPPTRGEEAAAASGQGDGRGAAGSGRESLLAWTQLRTVHGVALLGRFSEMRVLVYELLLGRGFRGGAGRWKPLLNRHQARLKAELARLKVHRGVSRNEDLLEVGCRPGLASQVPRFVRVNTLKTCSDNVIDYFKRQGFSYQGRASSLEDLRALKGKCFLLDPLLSELLVFPAQTDLHDHPLYLAGHLILQDKASCLPALLLDPPPGSHVIDACAAPGNKTSHLAALLKNQGKIFAFDLDAKRLASMATLLARTGVSCCQLAEEDFLAVSPSDQRYRQVQYILLDPSCSGSAPCLLHVFPLSRGE
- the TRIM50 gene encoding E3 ubiquitin-protein ligase TRIM50 isoform X3; this translates as MAWRLCVQELEDRLQCPICLEVFKEPLMLQCGHSYCKGCLVSLSRHLDSGLRCPVCRQEVDGSSSPPNVSLARVIEALRLPEDPEPKVCAQHRNPLSLFCEKDQELICGLCGLLGSHQHHRVTPVSTVYSRMKEELAGLISDLKQEEKKVEEHIAKLVNNRTRIVELHHLVDEEKARCLEGLEGHTRGLMASLDMQLEQARGTRERLVQAERVLEQFGNESHHEFIRKYHSMASRAELQQARPLEGVFSPISFKPGLHQADIKLTVWKRLFRKVLPAPESLKLDPATAHPLLELSKGNTVVQCGLLAQRCANQPERFDYSTCVLASRGFSCGRHYWEVVVGSKSDWRLGVIKGTASRKGKLNKSPEHGVWLIGLKEGRLYEAFGCPRVPLPVAGHPHRIGVYLHYEQGGLTFFDADRPDDLRPLYTFQADFQGKLYPILDTCWHERGSNSLPLVLPPPSGPGHLTPPQPTTL
- the NSUN5 gene encoding 28S rRNA (cytosine-C(5))-methyltransferase isoform X10; the encoded protein is MALYAAAAAVLAGVESRQGSIKGLVYASRFQVAGLGVRSRAGVLAWARPPPQPVSSWPRAEREAAVRAGVRDPALLRGAGRRDRQRRPPTRGEEAAAASGQGDGRGAAGSGRESLLAWTQLRTVHGVALLGRFSEMRVLVYELLLGRGFRGGAGRWKPLLNRHQARLKAELARLKVHRGVSRNEDLLEVGCRPGLASQVPRFVRVNTLKTCSDNVIDYFKRQGFSYQGRASSLEDLRALKGKCFLLDPLLSELLVFPAQTDLHDHPLYLAGHLILQDKASCLPALLLDPPPGSHVIDACAAPGNKTSHLAALLKNQGSLPLTWMPSGWRQWLRCWLGRESLAASWPRRTSWQSRLQTSATVRSSTSCWIRPVVALEW